The following nucleotide sequence is from Solidesulfovibrio carbinolicus.
CGGGGTGATTGCGTCATGCCCCATAGTAAAGCCCGAGCCGGAAAGTGCAAGTGTGAACGTCTTGAAAGATGGTTCCCAACACTGGCAATTGCCGCCGGGCCGGGCTATAGGAAGGGATCACACGCCAAAGGAGTCCAGGACATGCAGGGAGATCCCCTGACCCCCGGCTGGGACGGCCAGCATCGCGAACCCGACCGGTGGGACCGGTTGCGCGATATTTATGAAAAACTGCGGCTCGTCCTGGACATGCCGGGCCTGGCCCCGACCGGGGTGGACGAACTCATCGAGCAGTTGGAGCAACGTCTGGACGAAGCCGGGGCGCTGTTTCCCGAACCGGACTGGCTTGGGGACAGCCAGGCCGACGCCGGGGAAGCGGCGGAGCGCAGCTGCGCCAATCATATGGGCGCGTTGCTGGATATCTTGTCTCGGGCCGTGGCCGCCCTGGCCGAGCAGCGGGCCCGGGAACTGGCCTCGGGCCAATGCGGCCGGCGGGAAGAGGCGTGAAGAAACGGGCGCGTTGCCGGCGCGGCGGAATGTCACAAGAAAAAGGGGTTACGGCAACTTTGCCGCAACCCCTTGGACTGTCTGGTCGGGATGAGAGGATTCGAACCTCCGGCTTCTGCGTCCCGAACGCAGCGCTCTAGCCAGACTGAGCCACATCCCGTCGTGAGAAGAAGGCTTTTAGAGCATCCCGCGGGGTTTGGCAAGCACAAAGTTTGTTGTCATATCGCGAAGAGTCATCTAATCATGTTCAAGGGGACGCGCCGTCCGGTTTTCGGGCCGGCCGGCCCCGGGCGAAAGCCCCGATATGCCGCCCTCAGGAGAGATGCGTGATCAAGGTAGTGGTCATTGACGATTCGGCTTTCATGCGCAAGGCGCTGGCCGCCATGCTGTCCAAGGACCCCGAGATCGAGGTCGTGGGCGCGGCCCGCGACGGCGAGGAAGGCCTGGAGATGATCCGTCGGCACCAGCCCGACGTGGTCACCCTGGATATTGAAATGCCCCGCATGGACGGACTGACCGCCCTGCGCCATATTATGATGGAAATGCCCCGGCCCGTGCTGATGGTGAGTTCGCTGACCACCGAGGGGGCCGAGGCCACGCTCAAGGCCATGGAACTTGGGGCCGTGGATTTCATCCCCAAACAGCTGTCCAAGGTGTCGCTGGACATCGTCAAGATCGAGGACGATTTGCGGGCCAAGGTCAAGCTTATCGCCAAACGGCGCATGAGCCATTTATCCCGTTCGTCCCTGACCGCCCGGGTGCGGGCGGCCGGCGCGGCGGGCGCGGCCCAGGCGGGAGCGGCCTCGGCGGCCCCGGCCGAACGGCCGTCCCGGGCGACCCGGCCCGGCGGCGCCCAGACCCGCGATCTGGTGGCCATCGGCGTGTCCACGGGCGGGCCTCCGGCGGTGCAGAAGGTGCTGTCGGTGTTGCCCAAGGATTTTCCGGCCGGCATTTTGATCGCCCAGCACATGCCGGCCGCCTTTACCGGTCCCTTTGCCAAACGGCTGGACAGCGTGTGCCAGATTACGGTCAAGGAAGCCGAGGACGGCGAACGCCTCCAGCACGGCGTGGCCTACGTGGCCCCGGGCGGCAAGCACCTGCGCCTGGACCAGAAGGTGAGCCGCATCGACGTGCGGGTGGTGGAAGAGCCGCGCGAGGCCCTGTACAAACCCTCGGCCACGGTGCTTTTCGATTCCGTAGCGGCCGGGGTCGGCCGGCGCGGGCTTGGGGTGGTTCTGACCGGCATGGGGTCCGACGGCCTGGACGGCATGAAGGTGCTCAAGGCCAAGGGCGGTCGCGCCCTGGCCCAGTCCGACTCCACCTGCGTGGTCTATGGGATGCCCAAAGCCATTGTCGATGCGGGGTTGGCCGACGAGATCGTGGATATCGACGATATGGGCGAAGCGATTCTGCAAAACCTTTACAAATGACCGTCCCGGCGCGGGGCGGGCAAGGAACCGGCATGGTGGACTGCAACGAGCTTTGCCAGCGGCTTGGCGGCGACGATCCCGACGTGCTTCGGGACGCCGCCTATGATGCCGGCGAGAGCGGGTGCCTGGCGGCCGTTCCGCTTCTGGCCCATTTGCTGTGCTCGCACAACCTCGGTGTGCAGGAAGCGGCCGACCGGGCGCTGCGGCGTCTGGGCGGCAAGGACGTGGTGGCCGCGGTCAAGCCGCTTTTGCGCTCCGACGACGCCCCGGCCAGAAACGCCGCCATGGACATCCTGCGCGACGTGGGCGGCCAGGATTTTCCGACCCTGCTCGAACTGCTCCATGACGGCGACCCCGACATCCGTATTTTCGCTTCGGATATCCTGGGCTCCACCGACAGCCGGCTGGCCGTGGGGCCGCTGTGCGAGGCCCTGCTCAAGGACCCCGAGGTCAACGTGCGCTATCAGGCGGCGGTGAGCCTTGGCGAACTGGCCTTTGCCGAGGCCGCGCCGAGCCTTGGCCAGGCCCTGGGCGACGACGAATGGGTGCAGTTCGCGGTCATCGAGGCCCTGTCCAAGATCCGCGACGCCTCCTCGGTCGGAGCCCTGGTCAAGGCCCTGGACCGGAGCACCGATCTGGTGGCTTCCATGATCGTCGACGCCCTGGGCGAGATCGGCAACATCAAGGCCGTGACCATGCTGCTCAAGCGCATGGACGCCTCGCCCGAGGTGCTGCGCAACAAGATCGTCAAGGCGGTGGTGCGCATCCTGGGCGGCAAGGCCCTGTCGCTTTTGTCCCCGGCCGAGCGTGACCGTTTTCGCGGCTATCTGCTGGGGGCGTTGTCCGACGACGAGGACGATGTCCAGGACGCGGCCGTGTCGGGTCTGGGGTCCGTCAGCGGCGAGGAAGCGGCCCGGGCCGTGCTGGCCCATGCCGCCCGCCTGGACCGCGACCATTTGCCCGAGCGCTACGAACACGCGATCACAGCCCTTCGGGACATGGGCCTCACCCAAGCCCTGGGCGACGCCCTGCGCCAGGGCGAAGAGGCCCAGCGGGCCGTGGCCCTGGACGTGCTGGCCGCCTTGCCCTGTCCCCAGTGCCCGGCCCTGCTCATGGACGCCTTCGCCGAGCTGCCGGCCTCGTTTCAGCCGGCGGCGGCCAAGGCCCTGGCCGCCATCGGCGGCGAGACGGCGGTGGAATTTTTCCTGGGTCAGCTTGATGCCGACAACGAGGCCGTGCTGCTGGAGGCCGTGGCCTTCCTGGGCGGCGGGATGCGGGTGGCTTCGGCCGGTCCGGCCCTTTTCGCCTTGCTCGGCCATCCTTCCGACGCCGTCAAGGAAGCCGCCCTGGACGCCTGCGTGGCCATCGGCGGGGCCGAACTCGACGCCCGCTTCCGGGAGCTTTCCCGCGGCGACGAGCCCATGGACCGGCTCATGGCCGTCTATGCCCTGGGCCGCATGGGCGTGGGCGAACACATGGACATCATCCGCGAGGCCCTGATCGACGAGATTCCCGACATCCGCAAGATCGCCCTGGAGGCCCTGGCCGATTCCTGCGGCCACGAAGAGGGCAGCCTGTCGCTTATCGTCAGCCGTCTGACTGACGAAAGCCGGGATGTGCGGCTGGCCGTGGTGGAAGTGCTCGGCGGCTGCGACAGCGACAAGGTTTACACGTATCTGGAGCAGGCCTTAAACGACGAGGACGACTGGGTGCGCATCCGGGCCGTGGAAGCCCTGGGAGCGCGGGGCGAGCGCGAGGCCGTGCCGCGCCTGCTGGAACTGGCCGGAGAGCCAAGCAAGCTTGTAGCCATCAAAGCCGTGGAAACCCTCGGTGAGATCGGCGGCCCCGAGGCCTTTCAGGCCTTGCTCGGCCTTGTCGGCGGCGACGACCCGGAACTGGCCGGGGCGGCGGAAGCGGCCATAGCCCGCCTCCAGGACGAGCAAGGGGAGCGCTAGTCCATGACCTCGCTTTTTTCCAAGACGATTTCCCTGCGCAAGGAACTCAAGATCTCCGACGCGGAGTTCGCGCAATTGCGGGATTTCATCTACGCCCAGTCCGGTATTTATGTGGCCGACAACCGCAAGTACCTGGTGGAAAACCGCCTGGCCACCCGGATCAAGGAGCTCAACCTCAAGAGCTTCGCCGAGTACCATGCTTTTCTCCAGTACGACGCCGGGCGGCGTCAGGAGCTCAATCGGCTTTTTGAGGTGATCACCACCAACGAGACGAGCTTCTACCGCAACCCGCCCCAGCTCAAGGTCTTCCAGGACATGGTGCTCAAGGACGTGCTGGACAAGCTCAAGGCCCAGCGCCAAAAGCGCCTGCGCATCTGGTCGGCCGGCTGCTCCACCGGCGAGGAGCCCTACACCATCGCCATCATCCTCCACGAGGTGCTGCGCGCCGAGCTGCCCGCCTGGGATATACGCATCACGGCCAACGACCTTTCGGAGGCCGTGCTGGCCCAGGCCCGGGAGGCCGTCTACAGCGACTACAGCCTGCGCACCACGCCAAAAGAGATCGTGGCCCGCTATTTCACCCCGGACGGCGCGAACTTCAAGCTCAAGCCCGAGGTCAAGCGGCTGGTGAGCTTCGGGCAGATCAACTTGAGCGACCGGATGCAGCTCAAGCGCGTGGAGCGTTCCCACATCGTGTTTTGCCGCAACGTCATCATTTATTTTGATGACGAGATGAAAAAAAACGTCATTACCGCCTTTTACGACAATCTGCTGCCCGGCGGCCAGCTGCTCATCGGCCATTCCGAGTCGCTGCACAACATTTCCCGGGCTTTTCGTCCCAAGCATTACCCCGGGGCCATCATCTACAGCAAAGAGGAGTAGTGGGCACATGACGTTTTGGGCGGCCGCGCGGTCGCGGGAGTCGCGGTGGCCCGGATACTGGCGGTAGCCAACCAGAAGGGCGGGGTCGGCAAGACCACCACGGCCTTGTCCCTGGCCGGGGCCCTGGCCTTGGCCGGCCGGCGGGTGCTGGTCATGGACCTGGACCCGCATGGCTGCGCCTCGGCCCATCTGGGCGTGTTTCCCGAGGGCCTGGCCGCTTCGGCGGCGGACCTGTTTTTGGCCCAGGAGGCCGGGCAGGCCCCCTGGGACAAGGTGATCCGGCAACCGGGCAGCGGCCTGTTCGATCTGGCCCCGAGCTGCCCCCGGCTGGCGGACCTGGACCTGGACCTCAAGGACCGCAAGGGCAAGGGCATCGTGCTGCGACAGGCGCTGGAATCGGGACCGGGCTACGACCACGTGTTGCTGGACTGTCCGCCGCATACCGGGGTGGTGCTGGTCAACGCCCTGGTGGCGGCCGATTTGCTTATCATCCCGATTCAGACGGATTTTTTGGCCCTGCACGGCGTGCGCCACCTGTTTGACACCATGCGGGCCCTCAACCGGGTGCTGCCCAGGCCCATCGCCTACCGGGCCCTGGCCACCATGTTCGACCGGCGGGCCAAGGCCTGCCTGCGGGTGCTGGCGCTACTTCGCGACAAATTCGGAGAACGCATGTTTCAAACGGTCATCGGCCTCGACACCAAGTTCCGGGAGGCCAGCGCCGCCGGCAAGGTGGTTCAGGAACTGGCCCCGGATTGCCGGGGCGCGGGCGAATATGCCCGTCTTGCCGAGGAGGTCGCGGCCCTGTGAGTCCGAGCCTGGAGCAGTATTTCGAGCAGTCCGTGCTGTTGCCGGAGCAGGGCGGGGGCACGTTTTCCGAGGCCGAACGGGCCTTTCTCTCCCGCTACATGGGAGATGATTTCGAGGCCGCCCTGGCCCGGTCCGGGCTGTCCCGGCCGGCGGCGGTGGTGACGGTCAGCGGGGAACCCGCGCCGGACCCCGCGCCGGGCGACGGCAGAGAGTCGGCCGACGTCGAGGACGCCGCCGCCCTGGAAGCCGCCCTGGCCGAGGCCCGGGAACTCAAGCTCGTGGGCTTCACCGTGGCCGGCCAGGAACTGGCCGTGCCCATCGCCCAGGTCCAGGAGGTGCTGCGGGCCATGCCGCTGACCCGCCTGCCGGCCGCGCCGGCCCACATTGCCGGCGTGACCAACCTGCGGGGCCGGGTGGCTCCCATGGTCGATCTGGCGCGCATCATGGATCTGTGCGGCGATTGCGCCGAGCAGCGGTTCGTCATCGTCTGCCGCTGCCGGGGAATGCTCGTGGGACTGTTGGTGGAAGCCATCAGCACCATGCATCAGGCCTCGGGGGATGATGTGGAGTGGGGTATCGAGGCCCGTGTGGGCGTGGCCTCGGACATGGTGCTCGGTTTGCTGAAGGTCGGCGAGCGCCTGGTGAAAATCCTCTCCGTTGACAGCCTGTTCCAAAAGGTTTTGAAGAGTTGAGGAGGGCAGAGATGCCGAAGCATATTCTGATCGTGGACGATTCCAAGACCGTGCGCAACCTTGTGGCCTTTATCATGCGCAAGGAGGGCTTCAAGGTCACGGCGGCCGAGGACGGTCTCGACGGCCTGGAGAAGCTCTACACCGACCAGCAGGTCGATCTCATCATTACCGACATCAATATGCCGCGCATGGATGGCATCACTTTTATCAAGACCGTCCGTGAGCAGGACCTCTACCGCGACATCCCCATCGTGGTGTTGTCCACCGAAGGCGAGGAACGCGACATCCATGTCGGGCTGTCCATCGGGGCCAACCTCTATATGGTCAAGCCCGCCCAGCCTGAGATCATGGTGCGCAACGTCAAGATGCTTTTGGGTTAAGACGGCGACCAGACCGAAAAAACGCCGCGAGGTGCCTTGATGAGCCAGGATTTCATGGATCCGGAATTGTTTGCCGACTTCATCGTCGAAGCCCGGGAGCACCTCGAAACCATCGAGCCCAATCTCCTTGAGCTGGAACGAAATCCCGGCAACTTGAGCCTTTTAAACGACATCTTCCGGCCCATGCACTCCCTCAAGGGGGCCTCGGGCTTTCTGGGCCTAAACGCCATCAACGGTCTGGCCCACAAAGCCGAGAACATTCTCGACGAACTGCGCAAGGGCAACATCCCGGTCACTCCCGAAATCATGGATGTCATCCTTTCGGCCACGGACATCCTGCGCACCATGATCGAGAATCTCGAACAGACCGGGGCCGAAGGCGACGTGGAAACCGCGCCCACCATCGCCCGCATCGCCGCCCTCCTCGAAGGCGGTCCCCTGCCGACGCCCGAGACGCCGTCCGTCCCCGCCGGCGACTTTCCGGCCGAGGACGCGCCCGCGCCCGGCGGGGTCGCCGCGCCCCCCGCACCCGAGCCTGAGCCGGCGCTTGAGCCCGAGTCCGAAGCCGCGCCCGCGCCGCCGGCCGCCATGCCGGCCAAGACCGTCATCCGCATCGAAGATCTGCCCCCCTTCGTGCCCGACGCCTATCAGCTCACCTCCATAGGCGAAGGCCATATGGCCGATTTCATGGAGGAAGCCCGGGAAATCATTGAGCGCTTAAACGCCGCCCTGCTTGAACTCGAAGCCACTGGCGACGGACCCAATGAAAGCATCAACGACATTTTCCGCTATTTCCATAACCTCAAGGGCAACAGCGGCATCATCGGGCACAAGGAATTAAACGGCCTGACCCACGAAGCCGAGACCCTGCTCAACCGTGTGCGCAAGGGCGAGATGATCGCCACCCCGGCCATGGTCGATCTCCTGCTCGCCGTGGTCGATCAGGTCGAGGCCCTCATCTCCGCCATTGATGTGGGCACCTCCGTGGCCACGCCACTGGACATCCGGCCCCTGGTCGCTCGTCTCAAGCAGGCCAGCGAAGACGGCTATGTGGCCGATCCCGACGCCCCGGCCCAGCCCGAGGAGCTGGAACCCGAGCCGGAGCCGGAACCCGCGCCGGAACCGGAACCCGCGCCCGCGCCGGTTCCCCAACCGGCCAAGGACGCGCCGGCCTCGAACACGGCCTATGATCCCGAGGATGTGGCCGTCTTCGAGTCGACCATCGAACAGCAGATCACCTACATGACTCAGGCCCTGGCCGGACTGGCCGACGATCCTCAGTCCAAGGAGATGATCGACGGCCTCTACCGGGCCTTGGTCACCATCCAGAATTCTTCCGGCTACATGGGCCTTTCCGACCTCAAGACCCTGGCCGAGCGCACTGCCGGGCTGGTGGACCAGGGGCGCAAACAGGACCTGCCTTTTGATCTGCTCCTCGACATGCTGCGCCAGGAATGCTCCATCCTGGCCGACATGATCGCCGCCGCCCTGCCGAAACTGCGGGCCGCGCCCGCCGCCCCGGCTCCCGCCGCCCCGGTCGCCGAACCGGCCGCCCAGGCGCAGCCGGCAGAGGCCCCCGAGCCCGCGGCCCAGCCCGAACCCGATATCGTTGCCGCGCCCCAGCCCGAGCCGGAACCCGTGCCCGAACCTGCGCTTGCGCCCAAGCCCGAACCGGCTCCCGCGCCGAAGCCAACGCCCGCGCCGACGCCCGCGCCCAAGCCCGCGCCCAAGCCGGCCCCGGCCCCCAAACCCGCGCCCGCGCCCAAGCCCGAAGCCCAGGCCGCCCAGGGCGAGGCCGGCAAGCCCAAGGTGTCCTCCACCATCCGCGTGGACCACGAAAAGCTTGACCACCTCATGAACCTCATCGGCGAACTCATCATCAACCGCAACCGCTTCGCCATGCTCGCCCGCGCCCTGGAAGAGGGCAAGACCGAAGGGGCCCACATCGGCCAGCAGCTCACCGAAACCACCTACGCCATGGCCCGCATTTCCGACGATTTGCAGGACACCATCATGAAGGTGCGCATGGTGCCGGTGTCCACCGTATTTTCCCGCTTCCCGCGCCTGGTGCGCGACCTGTCGCGCAAGT
It contains:
- a CDS encoding ParA family protein; the protein is MARILAVANQKGGVGKTTTALSLAGALALAGRRVLVMDLDPHGCASAHLGVFPEGLAASAADLFLAQEAGQAPWDKVIRQPGSGLFDLAPSCPRLADLDLDLKDRKGKGIVLRQALESGPGYDHVLLDCPPHTGVVLVNALVAADLLIIPIQTDFLALHGVRHLFDTMRALNRVLPRPIAYRALATMFDRRAKACLRVLALLRDKFGERMFQTVIGLDTKFREASAAGKVVQELAPDCRGAGEYARLAEEVAAL
- a CDS encoding HEAT repeat domain-containing protein; this encodes MVDCNELCQRLGGDDPDVLRDAAYDAGESGCLAAVPLLAHLLCSHNLGVQEAADRALRRLGGKDVVAAVKPLLRSDDAPARNAAMDILRDVGGQDFPTLLELLHDGDPDIRIFASDILGSTDSRLAVGPLCEALLKDPEVNVRYQAAVSLGELAFAEAAPSLGQALGDDEWVQFAVIEALSKIRDASSVGALVKALDRSTDLVASMIVDALGEIGNIKAVTMLLKRMDASPEVLRNKIVKAVVRILGGKALSLLSPAERDRFRGYLLGALSDDEDDVQDAAVSGLGSVSGEEAARAVLAHAARLDRDHLPERYEHAITALRDMGLTQALGDALRQGEEAQRAVALDVLAALPCPQCPALLMDAFAELPASFQPAAAKALAAIGGETAVEFFLGQLDADNEAVLLEAVAFLGGGMRVASAGPALFALLGHPSDAVKEAALDACVAIGGAELDARFRELSRGDEPMDRLMAVYALGRMGVGEHMDIIREALIDEIPDIRKIALEALADSCGHEEGSLSLIVSRLTDESRDVRLAVVEVLGGCDSDKVYTYLEQALNDEDDWVRIRAVEALGARGEREAVPRLLELAGEPSKLVAIKAVETLGEIGGPEAFQALLGLVGGDDPELAGAAEAAIARLQDEQGER
- a CDS encoding chemotaxis protein CheW; translated protein: MSPSLEQYFEQSVLLPEQGGGTFSEAERAFLSRYMGDDFEAALARSGLSRPAAVVTVSGEPAPDPAPGDGRESADVEDAAALEAALAEARELKLVGFTVAGQELAVPIAQVQEVLRAMPLTRLPAAPAHIAGVTNLRGRVAPMVDLARIMDLCGDCAEQRFVIVCRCRGMLVGLLVEAISTMHQASGDDVEWGIEARVGVASDMVLGLLKVGERLVKILSVDSLFQKVLKS
- a CDS encoding chemotaxis protein CheA codes for the protein MSQDFMDPELFADFIVEAREHLETIEPNLLELERNPGNLSLLNDIFRPMHSLKGASGFLGLNAINGLAHKAENILDELRKGNIPVTPEIMDVILSATDILRTMIENLEQTGAEGDVETAPTIARIAALLEGGPLPTPETPSVPAGDFPAEDAPAPGGVAAPPAPEPEPALEPESEAAPAPPAAMPAKTVIRIEDLPPFVPDAYQLTSIGEGHMADFMEEAREIIERLNAALLELEATGDGPNESINDIFRYFHNLKGNSGIIGHKELNGLTHEAETLLNRVRKGEMIATPAMVDLLLAVVDQVEALISAIDVGTSVATPLDIRPLVARLKQASEDGYVADPDAPAQPEELEPEPEPEPAPEPEPAPAPVPQPAKDAPASNTAYDPEDVAVFESTIEQQITYMTQALAGLADDPQSKEMIDGLYRALVTIQNSSGYMGLSDLKTLAERTAGLVDQGRKQDLPFDLLLDMLRQECSILADMIAAALPKLRAAPAAPAPAAPVAEPAAQAQPAEAPEPAAQPEPDIVAAPQPEPEPVPEPALAPKPEPAPAPKPTPAPTPAPKPAPKPAPAPKPAPAPKPEAQAAQGEAGKPKVSSTIRVDHEKLDHLMNLIGELIINRNRFAMLARALEEGKTEGAHIGQQLTETTYAMARISDDLQDTIMKVRMVPVSTVFSRFPRLVRDLSRKSGKEVNLVTEGEETELDKSVVEVIGDPLVHLIRNSVDHGIETEAERIAAGKPPVGRVWLRAYHRGNSVAIEIEDDGKGIDPAKMREVAVRKNLMSPEEAKALDDRDAIDIIFMPGFSSAETITDISGRGVGMDVVRTNIKNLKGTVNVTSEVGKGTKFTLALPLTLAIIDALMVVVAGQTYALPLDSVSETTKIEVKRMTEVNKRKAVTLRGEVLGIVELAEILELPRAEESQEIVPIVILQDNERRLGLIVDRLLERQEIVIKPLGTYLSEFDMRGISGATIMGDGSVVLILDPHEIYMMSTPGSRSKG
- a CDS encoding CheR family methyltransferase — its product is MTSLFSKTISLRKELKISDAEFAQLRDFIYAQSGIYVADNRKYLVENRLATRIKELNLKSFAEYHAFLQYDAGRRQELNRLFEVITTNETSFYRNPPQLKVFQDMVLKDVLDKLKAQRQKRLRIWSAGCSTGEEPYTIAIILHEVLRAELPAWDIRITANDLSEAVLAQAREAVYSDYSLRTTPKEIVARYFTPDGANFKLKPEVKRLVSFGQINLSDRMQLKRVERSHIVFCRNVIIYFDDEMKKNVITAFYDNLLPGGQLLIGHSESLHNISRAFRPKHYPGAIIYSKEE
- a CDS encoding protein-glutamate methylesterase/protein-glutamine glutaminase — translated: MIKVVVIDDSAFMRKALAAMLSKDPEIEVVGAARDGEEGLEMIRRHQPDVVTLDIEMPRMDGLTALRHIMMEMPRPVLMVSSLTTEGAEATLKAMELGAVDFIPKQLSKVSLDIVKIEDDLRAKVKLIAKRRMSHLSRSSLTARVRAAGAAGAAQAGAASAAPAERPSRATRPGGAQTRDLVAIGVSTGGPPAVQKVLSVLPKDFPAGILIAQHMPAAFTGPFAKRLDSVCQITVKEAEDGERLQHGVAYVAPGGKHLRLDQKVSRIDVRVVEEPREALYKPSATVLFDSVAAGVGRRGLGVVLTGMGSDGLDGMKVLKAKGGRALAQSDSTCVVYGMPKAIVDAGLADEIVDIDDMGEAILQNLYK
- a CDS encoding response regulator — its product is MPKHILIVDDSKTVRNLVAFIMRKEGFKVTAAEDGLDGLEKLYTDQQVDLIITDINMPRMDGITFIKTVREQDLYRDIPIVVLSTEGEERDIHVGLSIGANLYMVKPAQPEIMVRNVKMLLG